A genomic stretch from Chitinophaga agri includes:
- a CDS encoding helix-turn-helix domain-containing protein has protein sequence MNTNLPIFDIPSTIRYYLSLDKKVTQSFGMDKYDELLHPNNFAVLSNEGSVKSGPPIRTDHYAIILCIRGTCQKTIGSFTFDVGPKSLHIVSPKHTTSFDNASDDLLLYMVMFQKEFVTDSFIKQSALDPLIDLNPSCAPVYTLSEPHFQKTKQLFERIDREYREGSPFFLQIVRLQVVELLYEVNRAFEKCQESRPNHQLTRQYATFINFRDMVEEHFLYKRTVQEYADMLHISAKHLSEIVKQETGKNALQIIHSRLYLEAKLLLTTSTLSVKEISDQLNFDTSSHFSRFFKKFADENPSDFKKLSVA, from the coding sequence ATGAACACGAACCTGCCAATATTCGATATTCCGTCCACGATACGCTACTATTTGTCGCTTGACAAAAAGGTGACACAAAGCTTCGGGATGGATAAGTATGATGAGCTGCTTCACCCAAATAATTTTGCAGTACTGAGCAATGAGGGAAGCGTAAAGAGCGGTCCACCTATCAGGACCGATCACTATGCCATTATTCTCTGCATACGTGGCACCTGCCAGAAAACGATCGGCTCCTTCACTTTTGATGTAGGACCTAAATCACTACACATCGTATCGCCTAAACATACTACTTCTTTTGACAATGCATCAGACGACCTGTTGCTATATATGGTCATGTTCCAGAAGGAGTTTGTCACGGATAGCTTTATCAAACAAAGCGCGCTTGACCCGCTGATTGATCTGAATCCTTCCTGTGCGCCGGTATACACACTGTCAGAACCACATTTCCAGAAGACAAAACAATTATTCGAAAGAATAGACCGCGAATACCGGGAAGGTAGTCCCTTCTTCCTGCAGATAGTACGGTTGCAGGTGGTAGAGTTACTGTATGAGGTGAACCGCGCATTTGAAAAATGCCAGGAGAGCAGACCGAATCATCAATTAACGAGACAGTATGCTACTTTCATCAACTTTCGTGATATGGTGGAAGAGCATTTTCTTTATAAAAGAACGGTACAGGAATATGCTGACATGCTGCATATCTCTGCGAAGCATCTGAGCGAGATCGTTAAACAGGAAACCGGCAAGAACGCCTTGCAGATTATTCACAGCCGGTTATATCTTGAAGCGAAATTACTGCTGACCACTTCGACCCTGAGCGTGAAGGAAATCTCTGATCAGCTGAACTTTGATACCAGCTCACATTTCAGCAGGTTCTTTAAAAAGTTTGCGGATGAAAATCCGTCTGACTTTAAGAAATTATCAGTAGCCTGA